The genomic interval TCGCCGTCAGGTTCGTGAACTTGACCTTGCTGCTGTCGCCGAAGATCGCCGCAGCCAGAGCGTAGCAGTAGTCGGCGTCGATACCGGCCATGTTGCCTTCGTCATCCGGCGCGGAGAAGCCGGGGATGCCGCCGTCGACACCGCACTGAAGGTGTCCGCGTTCCTTCACTTCGTCGAGCGTGGCAGCAGACGCCGGCATGACCGACAGCGCCAGCGCAGCAAACGTGCTGATAGCGAGTCCCAAAGCACGCATCGCAAACCCCTTTCGTTGGTGGTTAAAATGAGTGTGTTGCGCAATAGGTCAGGCACATTCCGTGCCGGAAACTGAAGCTAGCAAAAACGTTCCTTAACAAACAAGCCAATTGCGTCTCGTTCTTAGGTCGAGGTGCCGGATGCAAAATCATGATTCTCCGGATCGTCTCCGCCGAGCGCCATCCAGGCGGCGATCATGGTCGAGCGTCTTCCCCCATCCGGTTAACGTATTCGCGCAATGGGTGCGGCGGACCGCCGGTTCATCTGCTGGTCTCTAAAAGAAAAAATTAAGTTTTGCCCGGTGGCGGTCTTGGTGGTGTTGACCGTTGTTATCTGTCCATCGGCGCGCTTCATCAAAAATGATGCGATATGAACGGCTGAGCGACGTGATTGAGAGTTGTGATCCGGTTAACATAAATACTTGCATTTGGAGGTGCGAGATAGGGTGCCGGGAACTTGGAGTTTTACTTGCAGGGGTGGTATTTGCGACGACGAACCTGCAAGAATCTGCCTATTCGCAAGAGATAGCGGTTGGCCAGGAATTGTATGAGCAAAACCGCGCCTCGTGTCATGGCAAGGATGGTACGGGCGACGGCGTCATGACAAAGTATCTGACGATAGAGCCGACCGACCTGACCAAGATCGCGCAAAAAAACGATGGCATTTTCCCGTATGCGAGGATCTTTCGCATCATAGACGGCCGCGAAACGGTGCGCGCTCACGGTGAGACAAATATGCCAGTCTGGGGATATTCTTTCCGAGCAGGGGCCGATGCGCCAAAAGAGGCTTCTGCGCGGGAAGAGTTCGTAAGCGGGCAGATAGCCGCGCTGGCCTTTTATCTTGCCACGATCCAGGAACGCGAATAGCCCCTGTATCGGTCAGCGTCGGGTCTGGATTCCGCGCGCCAGGTTGGGCATCATGCGCAGCGCGTCGATTGATTAAGCGTTGCGCGCCGATGCACAAAAGTGATGCAGGCGCCGGGAGCCTGGCATGAAGATCCGTGCGGCCGTTCTGCATGAGCGCGAGAAACCGCGCCCCTATACCGAAAGTCATCCGCTGACGATCGAGGCGGTGGATCTGGCGCCTCCGGGTGATGGCGAGCTGCTCGTGAAGATCCGGGCAGCGGGGCTTTGCCACTCGGACCTCTCGGTCATCAACGGCGATCGGCCGCGACCGGTGCCGATGGTCGTTGGCCATGAGGCCGCCGCCGAGGTCGTGGAGCCGGGGCCGGGCGTTGACGATCTCAAGCCGGGCGACCGGGTCGTGCTCATCTTTGTGCCAAGTTGCGGACGTTGCGTGCCCTGCGCGGAGGGCCGGCCGGCGCTGTGTGAGCCGGCTGCAAAGGCCAACGCCGCCGGAACGCTGCTGACTGGTACGCGCCGCCTCAGCCTGAACGGCGAGCCGGTGCACCACCACATCGGCGTATCCTGCTTCGCCGAGT from Dichotomicrobium thermohalophilum carries:
- a CDS encoding c-type cytochrome, producing MVFATTNLQESAYSQEIAVGQELYEQNRASCHGKDGTGDGVMTKYLTIEPTDLTKIAQKNDGIFPYARIFRIIDGRETVRAHGETNMPVWGYSFRAGADAPKEASAREEFVSGQIAALAFYLATIQERE